In the Kitasatospora terrestris genome, one interval contains:
- a CDS encoding type I polyketide synthase has product MSQEIAVVGMAGRFPGAADLDAYWSNVLAGRVTVSRLGRAELLAAGVPAERLDDPGYVPVRGAVADPELFDSAFFGVPPREADLMDPQQRLLLQAAWEALESAGLLTDGVPGRVGVFAGAGFNYYLQQHVLADPEVLETDGLLSVVLTNEKDHLATRIAYRLGLGGPAITVQTACSTSLTAVHLACQSLRTGDCDVALAGGAYLALPQESGYQYEPKGIMSPDGSCRPFDAGANGTVPGSGVGMVALKRAEDARRDGDLVLALISGSAINNDGAAKVGYTAPGVAGQVDVLARAYAAAGVDPGTVGYLEAHGTATEVGDAIELAALHEVFGGTGAGCSLGSVKANIGHLSAAAGVAGLIKAVLALRHRKLPPLAGLTEPRAELLDPKSPFTVDTVARDWPATPGRPRRAAVSSFGLGGTNVHLVLTEETPPGPAPAEPPAEAPAGPAAGQPELLVVSARTEEALVTAAERLATHLRDHPELPLRDVAVTTREHRRHFPHRLAVLAGDPAAAAKALTAAPRRTALRRPEVVLLFPGQGAEAPGMSAWPYDRYPGFAADLDRGADHVRGLLGVDLRELLLGSDPDGLVHRTDLTQPALVLHEYALGRLLLSFGVRPAALIGHSVGEFAAAALAGELALTEMLRLVAERGSLMQRAPEGRMLAVLAAEPVVRRHLDGLPELDLASLNAPEVAVVSGPVEPMLLLQDRLAAEGVPHRPLPARRAFHSRMMAEAATALGTAAAGIPTRPATVPVVSTVDGRVLPKGGIRPPGYWAGQLRSPVRYQAAVEAVADRSRLVLVEVGPGTGLIGSARQIPAVRDAATVALQPRRGELLGGLGRLWAHGVDLDWAAVRAGAPAARVALPTHPFAATRHWLAAPTPAASAAPVPADPGVHAAVDADDPLARILDIWRTLLGVPDVAADSDFFTLGGESLLFIRMISQVQRRLGTPIDIGALADSPTPRAIAAQVVAG; this is encoded by the coding sequence ATGAGCCAGGAGATCGCCGTCGTCGGCATGGCCGGCCGGTTCCCCGGCGCCGCCGACCTGGACGCGTACTGGTCGAACGTGCTGGCCGGTCGGGTCACCGTGAGCCGGCTCGGCCGGGCCGAGCTGCTGGCCGCGGGGGTGCCCGCCGAGCGGCTGGACGACCCGGGCTACGTCCCGGTGCGCGGCGCCGTGGCCGACCCGGAGCTGTTCGACTCCGCCTTCTTCGGCGTTCCGCCGCGCGAGGCGGACCTGATGGACCCCCAGCAGCGGCTGCTGCTGCAGGCCGCCTGGGAGGCGCTGGAGTCCGCCGGCCTGCTCACCGACGGCGTGCCCGGCCGGGTCGGGGTGTTCGCCGGTGCGGGCTTCAACTACTACCTGCAGCAACACGTCCTGGCCGATCCGGAGGTGCTGGAGACGGACGGGTTGCTGTCCGTGGTGCTCACCAACGAGAAGGACCACTTGGCGACCCGGATCGCGTACCGGCTGGGTCTCGGCGGCCCGGCGATCACCGTCCAGACCGCCTGTTCCACCTCGCTGACCGCCGTGCACCTGGCCTGCCAGAGCCTGCGCACGGGCGACTGCGACGTGGCCCTGGCCGGCGGCGCCTACCTCGCGCTGCCGCAGGAGTCCGGCTACCAGTACGAGCCGAAGGGCATCATGTCGCCGGACGGCAGCTGCCGGCCGTTCGACGCGGGCGCCAACGGCACCGTGCCCGGCAGCGGCGTGGGCATGGTGGCGCTCAAGCGCGCCGAGGACGCCCGCCGGGACGGCGACCTGGTCCTCGCGCTGATCTCCGGGTCCGCGATCAACAACGACGGTGCCGCCAAGGTGGGTTACACCGCGCCGGGGGTGGCGGGCCAGGTCGACGTCCTGGCCCGCGCGTACGCGGCGGCCGGTGTGGATCCGGGCACGGTCGGCTACCTGGAAGCGCACGGCACCGCCACCGAGGTCGGCGACGCGATCGAACTCGCCGCCCTGCACGAGGTGTTCGGCGGCACCGGGGCCGGCTGCTCGCTCGGCTCGGTCAAGGCCAACATCGGGCACCTGTCCGCGGCCGCCGGCGTGGCGGGCCTGATCAAGGCGGTCCTGGCGCTGCGGCACCGGAAGCTGCCCCCGCTGGCCGGGCTGACCGAACCGCGGGCCGAACTGCTGGACCCGAAGAGCCCGTTCACCGTGGACACGGTGGCCCGCGACTGGCCCGCGACCCCCGGTCGGCCGCGCCGCGCCGCGGTCAGCTCCTTCGGCCTGGGCGGCACCAACGTCCACCTCGTCCTCACCGAGGAAACGCCTCCCGGGCCCGCCCCCGCCGAGCCCCCGGCCGAGGCCCCCGCCGGGCCCGCAGCCGGGCAACCCGAGTTGCTGGTGGTCTCCGCCCGTACCGAGGAGGCGCTGGTCACCGCCGCCGAACGGCTCGCGACCCACCTGCGCGACCACCCCGAACTGCCGCTGCGCGACGTCGCGGTGACCACCCGCGAGCACCGCCGGCACTTCCCGCACCGCCTCGCCGTCCTCGCCGGTGACCCGGCGGCCGCGGCCAAGGCGCTGACCGCGGCGCCCCGCCGCACGGCGCTGCGCCGGCCCGAGGTGGTCCTGCTCTTCCCCGGCCAGGGCGCCGAGGCGCCCGGCATGTCCGCCTGGCCGTACGACCGCTACCCGGGCTTCGCCGCCGACCTCGACCGGGGCGCCGACCACGTCCGGGGCCTGCTCGGCGTGGACCTGCGCGAGCTGCTGCTCGGCAGCGACCCGGACGGGCTGGTCCACCGGACCGACCTCACCCAGCCCGCGCTGGTGCTGCACGAGTACGCGCTGGGCCGTCTGCTGCTCTCCTTCGGGGTGCGGCCGGCCGCGCTGATCGGCCACTCGGTGGGCGAGTTCGCCGCCGCGGCCCTGGCCGGGGAGCTCGCGCTGACCGAGATGCTCCGGCTGGTGGCCGAGCGGGGGTCGCTGATGCAGCGCGCCCCGGAGGGCCGGATGCTGGCCGTCCTCGCCGCCGAGCCGGTGGTCCGCCGCCACCTGGACGGCCTGCCCGAGCTGGACCTGGCCTCGCTCAACGCCCCCGAGGTCGCGGTGGTGTCCGGACCGGTCGAGCCGATGCTGCTGCTGCAGGACCGGCTGGCGGCCGAGGGCGTGCCGCACCGGCCGCTGCCCGCCCGCCGCGCCTTCCACTCCCGGATGATGGCCGAGGCGGCCACCGCGCTCGGCACCGCGGCCGCGGGCATCCCGACCCGGCCCGCCACCGTCCCAGTGGTCAGCACCGTCGACGGCCGGGTGCTGCCCAAGGGCGGCATCCGCCCACCGGGCTACTGGGCCGGGCAACTGCGCAGCCCGGTCCGGTACCAGGCCGCGGTGGAGGCGGTCGCCGACCGCTCCCGGCTGGTCCTGGTCGAGGTCGGCCCGGGCACCGGCCTGATCGGCAGCGCCCGGCAGATCCCGGCCGTCCGGGACGCCGCCACCGTGGCCCTCCAGCCCCGGCGCGGCGAGCTGCTCGGGGGCCTCGGCCGGCTCTGGGCGCACGGCGTCGACCTGGACTGGGCCGCCGTCCGGGCCGGCGCGCCCGCCGCCCGGGTCGCCCTGCCCACCCATCCCTTCGCCGCCACCCGGCACTGGCTGGCCGCGCCGACCCCGGCCGCGTCCGCCGCACCCGTGCCCGCCGACCCCGGCGTCCACGCCGCCGTCGACGCCGACGATCCGCTCGCCCGGATCCTCGACATCTGGCGCACCCTGCTCGGCGTCCCCGACGTCGCCGCCGACTCCGACTTCTTCACCCTGGGCGGCGAGTCGCTGCTCTTCATCCGGATGATCTCCCAGGTGCAGCGCCGGCTCGGCACCCCGATCGACATCGGCGCCCTCGCCGACTCCCCGACCCCGCGCGCCATCGCCGCCCAGGTGGTGGCCGGATGA
- a CDS encoding amino acid adenylation domain-containing protein translates to MTARTDLRTLLGFNPDPTPAPRTPVHEAICRQAARTPEAVALRHGDTALTYRQLLDDAAVLAGRLRARGTGPGTAVGLAARRGPELVTAVLGILLSGAAYVPLDPQHPPARLRRMLESTRAALLLSDGAAPLPDDLPVPVLPVTGTALVGAPVDWRSLTAGPSVVDGLCCVVFTSGSTGEPKGVELTHAALANRLAGMLERHRLGPGDVLLQKTPYTFDVSLWELLLAFLAGATLAVAPPEAHRDPQALVELVRRHGVTMVHFVPSMLALFVTEPGVEECTTLRTVLCGGEALPPRLANTLTAALPQAEVHNMYGPAEATIDVTGWRCRPRETGDLVPIGRPLSNVRAYVVDEYGELAPVGVPGELLLAGPSLARGYAGRPDLTAERFVELPVAGRTERVYRTGDLARWAPEGHLDYLGRIDTQVKIRGQRVELGEIEATLRRHPAVRHAVAVLREGRTLVAYAVPADGSPDALDEAGLRAHLAEHLPEHMVPARIVPLAEIPTTAHGKADRNALPPPPRRRRTER, encoded by the coding sequence ATGACCGCCCGCACCGACCTCCGGACGCTGCTCGGCTTCAACCCCGACCCGACCCCCGCCCCGCGCACCCCCGTCCACGAGGCGATCTGCCGCCAGGCCGCCCGCACCCCCGAGGCCGTCGCCCTGCGCCACGGCGACACCGCGCTCACCTACCGGCAGCTGCTGGACGACGCGGCCGTGCTGGCCGGCCGGCTCAGGGCCCGCGGCACCGGCCCCGGTACGGCGGTCGGCCTCGCCGCCCGGCGCGGGCCGGAGCTGGTCACCGCCGTCCTCGGCATCCTGCTGTCCGGCGCCGCGTACGTCCCGCTCGACCCGCAGCACCCGCCGGCCCGGCTGCGCCGGATGCTGGAGTCCACCCGGGCCGCCCTGCTGCTCAGCGACGGGGCCGCGCCGCTGCCCGACGACCTGCCGGTCCCGGTCCTCCCGGTCACCGGCACCGCGCTGGTCGGCGCCCCGGTGGACTGGCGCTCCCTCACCGCCGGGCCGTCCGTCGTCGACGGGCTCTGCTGCGTCGTCTTCACCTCCGGCTCGACCGGCGAGCCCAAGGGCGTCGAACTGACCCACGCCGCCCTCGCCAACCGGCTGGCCGGCATGCTGGAGCGCCACCGGCTCGGCCCCGGCGACGTGCTGCTGCAGAAGACGCCGTACACCTTCGACGTCTCGCTCTGGGAGCTCCTGCTCGCCTTCCTCGCCGGCGCCACCCTCGCGGTGGCGCCGCCGGAGGCGCACCGCGATCCGCAGGCGCTGGTCGAGCTGGTCCGGCGGCACGGCGTCACCATGGTCCACTTCGTGCCGTCGATGCTCGCCCTGTTCGTCACCGAGCCCGGGGTCGAGGAGTGCACCACCCTGCGCACCGTCCTGTGCGGCGGCGAGGCGCTGCCGCCGCGGCTCGCCAACACCCTGACCGCCGCCCTGCCGCAGGCCGAGGTGCACAACATGTACGGCCCCGCCGAGGCCACCATCGACGTCACCGGATGGCGGTGCCGCCCGCGGGAGACCGGCGACCTGGTCCCGATCGGCCGCCCGCTCTCCAACGTCCGCGCCTACGTCGTGGACGAGTACGGCGAGCTCGCCCCGGTCGGCGTCCCCGGTGAACTCCTGCTCGCCGGGCCCTCGCTGGCCCGGGGGTACGCCGGGCGGCCCGACCTCACCGCCGAGCGCTTCGTCGAGCTGCCGGTCGCCGGCCGCACCGAACGGGTCTACCGCACCGGGGACCTGGCCCGCTGGGCCCCGGAGGGCCACCTCGACTACCTCGGCCGGATCGACACCCAGGTCAAGATCCGCGGCCAGCGCGTCGAACTCGGCGAGATCGAGGCCACCCTGCGCCGCCACCCGGCGGTCCGCCACGCGGTCGCCGTGCTGCGCGAGGGCCGCACCCTGGTCGCCTACGCCGTCCCCGCCGACGGGTCCCCGGACGCCCTCGACGAGGCCGGTCTGCGCGCGCACCTCGCCGAGCACCTGCCCGAGCACATGGTCCCGGCGAGGATCGTCCCGCTCGCGGAGATCCCCACCACCGCGCACGGCAAGGCCGACCGCAACGCCCTCCCGCCACCGCCCCGCCGCCGGCGCACCGAGCGCTGA